The proteins below come from a single Pseudomonas chlororaphis genomic window:
- a CDS encoding lipoprotein: MKRLLGACALLSLLAGCASQSGTVDPHGYDQTGVASYYGARHHGKRTASGERFDQHGLTAAHRQLPFGTRVKITNLGNNDSVVVRINDRGPYTRGRLIDVSREAAEQLGMLRTGTARVRVQALDD; the protein is encoded by the coding sequence ATGAAGCGTCTCCTCGGCGCCTGCGCCCTGCTGTCCCTGCTGGCCGGTTGCGCCAGCCAGAGCGGGACAGTTGATCCACACGGCTACGACCAGACTGGCGTCGCTTCTTATTACGGTGCCAGGCACCACGGCAAACGCACCGCCAGCGGCGAGCGTTTCGACCAGCACGGCCTGACCGCCGCCCATCGCCAGTTGCCATTCGGCACACGGGTGAAAATCACCAACCTGGGCAACAATGACAGCGTCGTGGTCCGCATCAACGACCGTGGCCCGTATACTCGGGGACGCTTGATCGACGTGTCTCGCGAAGCAGCCGAGCAACTGGGCATGTTACGCACCGGCACCGCGCGGGTACGCGTGCAAGCCCTCGACGACTGA
- a CDS encoding ribonuclease G (involved in the processing of the 5'end of 16S rRNA), with translation MSEEILINITPMESRVAVVENGVLQEVHVERTQKRGIVGNIYKGKVVRVLPGMQAAFVDIGLDRAAFIHASEISMREGPAVETISALVHEGQSLVVQVTKDPIGSKGARLTTQLSIPSRYLVYMPRTAHVGISLKIEDEAERERLKQVVSDCVEKEGIKEAGGFILRTAAEGAGADEILMDIRYLRRLWDQIAAQIKTIATPSVIYEDLGLALRTLRDLVSPKIEKIRIDSRETFQKTTQFVAELMPEIADRLEHYPGERPIFDLYGVEDEIQKALERKVPLKSGGYLVVDPAEAMSTIDVNTGAFVGHRNLEETIFKTNLEAATAIARQLRLRNLGGIIIIDFIDMEDEEHQRQVLRTLEKQLERDHAKTNIIGITELGLVQMTRKRTRESLEQVLCEPCSSCQGRGKLKTPETVCYEIFREILREARAYQATGYRVLANQKVVDRLLDEESGNVAELEAFIGRTIRFQVETMYSQEQYDVVLL, from the coding sequence ATGAGTGAAGAGATCCTGATCAACATCACGCCGATGGAATCGCGCGTGGCGGTGGTTGAAAACGGTGTGTTGCAAGAGGTTCACGTCGAACGCACGCAAAAGCGTGGCATTGTCGGCAATATCTACAAAGGCAAGGTAGTGCGGGTGTTGCCGGGCATGCAGGCGGCATTCGTCGACATCGGCCTGGACCGCGCGGCGTTCATCCACGCATCGGAAATCTCCATGCGCGAGGGGCCGGCCGTGGAGACCATCAGCGCACTGGTCCACGAAGGCCAGAGCCTGGTGGTGCAGGTCACCAAGGACCCCATCGGTTCCAAGGGCGCACGCCTGACCACGCAGTTGTCGATTCCGTCGCGCTACCTGGTGTACATGCCACGCACGGCCCACGTCGGCATTTCCCTGAAGATCGAAGACGAAGCCGAGCGCGAACGTCTCAAGCAGGTGGTCAGCGACTGCGTGGAAAAGGAAGGCATCAAGGAGGCCGGTGGCTTCATCCTGCGCACCGCCGCCGAGGGGGCCGGTGCCGATGAGATCCTCATGGACATCCGCTACCTGCGCAGGCTCTGGGACCAGATCGCCGCGCAGATCAAGACCATCGCCACCCCCAGCGTGATCTACGAGGATTTGGGCCTGGCGCTGCGTACCCTGCGCGACCTGGTCAGCCCGAAGATCGAGAAAATCCGCATCGACTCCCGGGAAACCTTCCAGAAAACCACGCAGTTCGTCGCCGAGCTGATGCCGGAAATTGCCGACCGCCTCGAACATTACCCCGGCGAGCGGCCAATCTTCGACCTGTACGGCGTCGAGGATGAAATCCAGAAGGCCCTGGAGCGCAAGGTCCCGCTCAAGTCCGGCGGTTACCTGGTGGTGGACCCGGCCGAGGCCATGAGCACCATCGACGTCAACACTGGGGCGTTCGTCGGCCATCGCAATCTCGAAGAGACCATCTTCAAGACCAACCTGGAGGCCGCCACCGCCATCGCCCGACAACTGCGCCTGCGCAACCTGGGCGGGATCATCATCATCGACTTCATCGACATGGAAGATGAAGAGCATCAGCGCCAGGTGCTGCGGACCCTGGAAAAACAGCTTGAGCGCGATCACGCCAAGACCAACATCATCGGCATCACCGAGTTGGGCCTGGTGCAGATGACTCGCAAGCGCACCCGTGAAAGCCTTGAGCAGGTGCTGTGCGAGCCGTGCAGCAGTTGCCAGGGCCGGGGCAAGCTGAAGACCCCGGAAACCGTGTGTTACGAAATCTTCCGGGAAATCCTCCGGGAGGCGCGCGCCTACCAGGCCACCGGCTATAGAGTGTTGGCGAACCAGAAAGTGGTGGACCGCCTGCTCGATGAAGAATCGGGCAATGTCGCCGAGTTGGAGGCTTTTATCGGACGCACGATACGTTTTCAGGTCGAAACCATGTATTCCCAGGAACAATACGACGTGGTGCTGCTCTGA
- a CDS encoding glutamyl-tRNA amidotransferase, protein MHHMTLAEIARGLADKQFSSEELTKVLLARIAQLDPQLNSFISLTEELALNQAAAADARRAKGESGALLGAPIAHKDLFCTQGIRTSCGSKMLDNFKAPYDATVVAKLAAAGAVTLGKTNMDEFAMGSANESSYYGAVKNPWNLAHVPGGSSGGSAAAVAARLLPAATATDTGGSIRQPAAFTNLTGLKPTYGRVSRWGMIAYASSLDQGGPLARTAEDCAILLQGMAGFDPNDSTSIDEPVPDYSANLNGSLQGLRIGVPKEYFSAGLDPRIAELIHDSVKTLEKLGAVVKQISLPNMQHAIPAYYVIAPAEASSNLSRFDGVRFGHRCENPENLMDLYKRSRGEGFGVEVQRRIMVGAYALSAGYYDAYYLKAQKIRRLVKNDFMAAFNEVDVILGPTTPNPAWKLGAKDSDPVAAYLEDVYTITANLAGLPGLSMPAGFVDGLPVGVQLLAPYFQEGRLLNVAHQYQLHTDWHTRTPQGF, encoded by the coding sequence ATGCATCACATGACCCTGGCCGAGATCGCCCGCGGACTCGCCGACAAGCAGTTTTCCTCCGAAGAGCTGACCAAAGTCCTGCTGGCGCGCATCGCCCAACTCGACCCGCAGCTCAACAGTTTCATCAGCCTCACCGAAGAACTGGCCCTGAACCAGGCCGCCGCCGCCGACGCCCGGCGCGCCAAAGGCGAGAGCGGCGCGCTGCTGGGCGCACCGATCGCCCACAAGGACCTGTTCTGCACCCAAGGCATCCGCACCAGTTGCGGCTCGAAGATGCTCGACAACTTCAAGGCCCCGTACGATGCCACCGTGGTCGCCAAGCTGGCCGCCGCCGGCGCCGTGACTCTGGGCAAGACCAACATGGACGAGTTCGCCATGGGCTCGGCCAACGAGTCGAGCTACTACGGCGCGGTGAAAAACCCGTGGAACCTGGCACACGTGCCGGGCGGTTCGTCCGGCGGCTCCGCTGCCGCCGTGGCCGCGCGCCTGCTGCCGGCCGCCACGGCCACCGACACCGGTGGTTCGATTCGCCAGCCCGCGGCCTTCACCAACCTCACCGGCCTGAAGCCGACCTATGGCCGGGTGTCGCGCTGGGGCATGATTGCCTACGCGTCGAGCCTCGACCAGGGCGGCCCGCTGGCCCGCACCGCCGAAGACTGCGCGATCCTGCTGCAAGGCATGGCCGGCTTCGACCCGAACGACTCCACCAGCATCGATGAACCGGTGCCGGACTACAGCGCCAACCTCAACGGCTCCCTGCAAGGCCTGCGCATCGGCGTGCCGAAGGAGTACTTCAGCGCCGGCCTCGACCCACGCATTGCCGAGCTGATACACGACAGCGTCAAGACGCTGGAAAAACTCGGCGCGGTCGTCAAGCAGATCAGCCTGCCGAACATGCAGCATGCGATTCCCGCCTACTACGTGATCGCGCCAGCGGAAGCCTCGTCGAACCTGTCGCGTTTCGACGGCGTACGCTTCGGCCATCGCTGCGAGAACCCGGAAAACCTGATGGACCTGTACAAGCGCTCCCGTGGCGAAGGCTTCGGTGTCGAGGTGCAGCGCCGGATCATGGTCGGGGCCTACGCCCTGTCTGCCGGCTACTACGATGCCTACTACCTCAAGGCGCAGAAGATCCGTCGGCTGGTGAAGAACGACTTCATGGCCGCCTTCAACGAGGTCGACGTCATCCTCGGCCCAACCACGCCGAACCCGGCCTGGAAACTCGGCGCCAAAGACAGCGACCCGGTGGCCGCCTATCTGGAAGACGTCTACACCATCACCGCCAACCTCGCCGGTTTGCCGGGCCTGTCCATGCCGGCCGGCTTCGTCGATGGCCTGCCGGTGGGCGTGCAGTTGCTCGCGCCGTATTTCCAGGAAGGCCGCCTGTTGAACGTTGCCCACCAGTATCAGTTACACACTGACTGGCACACCCGCACCCCTCAGGGGTTTTGA
- a CDS encoding 4-carboxymuconolactone decarboxylase — protein MTDIPKTGLDMRRQVMGDAFVDRALGNATDFTQPLQDFVNEHAWGSVWRREGLPLKTRSLITLAALTALKCPQELKGHVRGALNNGCTVEEIREALLHCAVYAGVPAAIDAFRAAQEVIEAYQKPE, from the coding sequence ATGACCGACATTCCGAAGACCGGCCTCGACATGCGTCGCCAGGTCATGGGCGACGCGTTCGTCGACCGCGCCCTGGGCAACGCCACCGACTTCACCCAGCCGTTGCAGGACTTCGTCAACGAACACGCCTGGGGCAGCGTCTGGCGTCGCGAAGGCCTGCCGCTGAAAACCCGCAGCCTGATCACCCTCGCCGCCCTCACCGCCCTCAAGTGCCCACAGGAATTGAAAGGCCACGTGCGCGGCGCGCTGAACAATGGCTGCACGGTGGAAGAGATCCGCGAGGCACTGCTGCATTGCGCGGTGTACGCCGGCGTGCCGGCGGCGATCGATGCGTTTCGGGCGGCGCAGGAAGTGATCGAGGCGTATCAGAAGCCGGAGTAA
- a CDS encoding glutamyl-tRNA amidotransferase, which translates to MALERSDVEKIAHLACLGLNEADLPHITSALNSILGLVDEMQAVNTDGIEPLAHPLEASQRLRADVVTESDHREAYQSIAPAVENGLYLVPKVID; encoded by the coding sequence ATGGCGCTTGAACGCTCCGACGTGGAAAAAATCGCTCATCTGGCCTGCCTGGGCCTCAATGAAGCCGATCTTCCACACATCACTTCTGCCCTGAACAGCATTCTGGGGTTGGTCGACGAGATGCAGGCGGTCAATACCGACGGTATCGAGCCGCTGGCCCACCCACTGGAAGCCAGCCAGCGCCTGCGCGCCGACGTCGTGACCGAATCCGATCATCGCGAGGCCTACCAGTCCATCGCACCAGCGGTCGAAAACGGCCTGTACCTGGTTCCGAAAGTCATCGACTAA
- the gatB gene encoding glutamyl-tRNA amidotransferase (allows the formation of correctly charged Asn-tRNA(Asn) or Gln-tRNA(Gln) through the transamidation of misacylated Asp-tRNA(Asn) or Glu-tRNA(Gln) in organisms which lack either or both of asparaginyl-tRNA or glutaminyl-tRNA synthetases; reaction takes place in the presence of glutamine and ATP through an activated phospho-Asp-tRNA(Asn) or phospho-Glu-tRNA) gives MQWEVVIGLEIHTQLTTRSKIFSGSATTFGSEPNTQASLVDLGMPGVLPVLNAEAVRMAVMFGLAIDAEIGQHNVFARKNYFYPDLPKGYQISQMELPIVGKGHLDIALEDGTVKRVGITRAHLEEDAGKSLHEEFNGATGIDLNRAGTPLLEIVSEPDMRSAKEAVAYVKAIHALVRYLGICDGNMAEGSLRCDCNVSIRPKGQAEFGTRCEIKNVNSFRFIEKAINSEIQRQIELIEDGGKVIQQTRLYDPNKDETRPMRSKEEANDYRYFPDPDLLPVVIEDTFLNDVRATLPELPPQKRERFQAQFGLSSYDANVLATSREQADYFEKVVSIGGDAKLAANWVMVELGSLLNKQGLEIDESPVSAEQLGGMLLRIKDNTISGKIAKMVFEAMANGEGSADEIIDKRGLKQVTDTGAISAVLDEMLAANAEQVEQYRAADEAKRGKMFGFFVGQAMKASKGKANPQQVNELLKSKLEG, from the coding sequence ATGCAATGGGAAGTCGTGATCGGGCTGGAGATTCATACCCAGCTCACCACCCGGTCGAAAATCTTTTCCGGCAGCGCTACCACTTTCGGTTCCGAGCCCAACACCCAGGCCAGCCTGGTGGACCTGGGCATGCCCGGCGTGCTGCCGGTGCTCAACGCCGAAGCGGTGCGCATGGCGGTAATGTTCGGCCTGGCGATTGACGCCGAGATCGGCCAGCACAACGTGTTCGCCCGCAAGAACTACTTCTATCCGGACCTGCCCAAGGGCTACCAGATCAGCCAGATGGAACTGCCGATCGTGGGCAAGGGCCACCTGGACATCGCCCTGGAAGACGGCACGGTCAAGCGCGTCGGCATCACCCGGGCGCACCTGGAAGAAGACGCCGGCAAGAGCCTGCACGAAGAATTCAACGGCGCCACCGGCATCGACCTGAACCGCGCCGGCACGCCGCTTCTGGAAATCGTCTCCGAACCGGACATGCGCAGCGCCAAGGAAGCCGTGGCCTACGTCAAGGCGATCCACGCGCTGGTACGTTACCTGGGCATCTGCGACGGCAACATGGCCGAAGGTTCGCTGCGCTGCGACTGCAACGTGTCGATCCGTCCCAAGGGCCAGGCCGAGTTCGGCACCCGCTGCGAGATCAAGAACGTCAACTCGTTCCGCTTCATCGAGAAGGCGATCAACAGCGAGATCCAGCGCCAGATCGAACTGATCGAGGACGGCGGCAAGGTCATCCAGCAGACCCGCCTGTACGACCCGAACAAGGACGAAACCCGTCCGATGCGCAGCAAGGAAGAAGCCAACGACTACCGTTACTTCCCCGACCCGGACCTGCTGCCGGTGGTCATCGAGGACACCTTCCTCAATGACGTGCGCGCCACCCTGCCGGAACTGCCACCGCAAAAACGCGAGCGTTTCCAGGCGCAGTTCGGGCTGTCGAGCTACGACGCCAACGTCCTGGCCACCAGCCGCGAACAGGCCGACTACTTCGAGAAAGTCGTGAGTATCGGCGGCGACGCCAAACTGGCGGCCAACTGGGTGATGGTCGAGCTGGGCAGCCTGCTGAACAAGCAGGGCCTGGAGATCGACGAGTCGCCGGTGTCGGCCGAGCAACTGGGCGGCATGCTGTTGCGGATCAAGGACAACACCATTTCCGGCAAGATCGCCAAGATGGTGTTCGAGGCCATGGCCAATGGTGAGGGCAGCGCCGACGAGATCATCGACAAGCGCGGCTTGAAGCAGGTCACCGACACCGGGGCGATCAGCGCCGTGCTCGATGAAATGCTCGCGGCCAATGCCGAGCAGGTCGAACAGTACCGCGCGGCAGACGAAGCCAAGCGCGGCAAGATGTTCGGCTTCTTCGTCGGCCAGGCCATGAAAGCCTCCAAGGGCAAGGCCAACCCGCAACAGGTCAACGAATTGCTCAAAAGCAAGCTCGAGGGTTGA
- a CDS encoding conjugal transfer protein TraR — protein MIELFGGLLLLIVGAELLVRAAVGVAARLQVRPLIIGLTVVALGSSAPQMAVSLQATLAQNADIAVGSVIGSSIFNILVTLGLSALIMPLRVSRQLVRLDIPLMIGASLLVFVLALNEELTRLDGTLLLAALAVYLGLLLRQSRHSMRPHAASVDAAQVSWPRSLTMIVLGLAMLIYAGHLLLGAAVTVATDLGLSERIIGLTIVAVGTSLPELATSLIAALRGQRDIAVGNVIGSNLFNLLGVLGVTALVAPTPLSVSPNALDFDLPVMLGVAVLCLPVFYSGYRVTRAEGLLLLGLYLVYGLHVVSFTTGMPLAGRLERLMLFYVLPTLLAFLLFTFVRAWRRQHHKRDLP, from the coding sequence CTGATCGAACTGTTCGGCGGCCTGCTGTTGCTGATTGTCGGCGCCGAGTTGCTGGTGCGCGCCGCCGTCGGCGTGGCGGCACGCTTGCAGGTGCGCCCGCTGATCATCGGCCTGACCGTTGTTGCCCTGGGCAGCAGCGCGCCACAGATGGCCGTGAGCCTGCAAGCGACCTTGGCGCAAAACGCCGACATCGCCGTGGGCAGCGTGATCGGCAGCAGCATCTTCAACATCCTCGTCACCCTGGGGCTGTCGGCGCTGATCATGCCGTTGCGCGTCTCGCGCCAACTGGTGCGCCTGGACATCCCGTTGATGATCGGCGCCAGCCTGCTGGTGTTCGTGCTGGCCTTGAACGAAGAACTGACCCGCCTGGACGGGACATTGTTGCTGGCGGCCCTGGCGGTGTACCTCGGCCTACTGCTGCGCCAGTCACGGCACTCCATGCGCCCCCACGCGGCGAGCGTCGACGCGGCGCAGGTGTCCTGGCCCAGGAGCCTGACGATGATCGTGCTCGGCTTGGCGATGCTGATCTACGCCGGGCACCTGCTGCTGGGCGCGGCAGTGACGGTGGCGACGGACCTGGGCTTGTCTGAACGCATCATCGGCCTGACCATCGTCGCCGTCGGCACCTCGCTGCCGGAACTCGCCACCTCGCTGATCGCGGCCCTGCGCGGCCAGCGCGACATTGCGGTGGGCAACGTGATCGGCAGCAACCTGTTCAACCTGCTGGGGGTGCTGGGGGTGACCGCCCTCGTCGCGCCCACGCCGCTTTCGGTTTCGCCGAACGCCCTGGACTTCGACCTGCCGGTGATGCTCGGTGTGGCGGTGCTGTGCCTGCCGGTGTTCTATTCCGGGTACCGGGTCACCCGCGCCGAAGGCCTGCTGCTGCTGGGCCTGTACCTGGTCTATGGGCTGCACGTGGTGTCATTCACCACCGGCATGCCCCTGGCCGGCCGACTGGAACGGCTGATGCTGTTCTATGTGCTGCCCACCTTGCTCGCGTTCTTGCTGTTCACTTTCGTGCGCGCCTGGCGCCGCCAACACCACAAGAGGGATTTGCCATGA
- a CDS encoding septum formation protein Maf: protein MKPLYLASGSPRRRELLTQIGVPFTAISADIDETPLDHETPAAYVERLARGKAEAGRRSGADGCVLGADTAVVLDGQILGKPRDQADAQAMLMSLSGRDHEVLTAIAVLDDQRCESRVVRSRVRFRPITEPEAAAYWASGEPRDKAGGYGIQGLGAVFVAGLEGSYSAVVGLPLCETAQLLGDFGIPCWQTLERPLGVV, encoded by the coding sequence ATGAAACCGCTTTACCTCGCCTCAGGCTCGCCACGTCGGCGTGAATTGCTCACACAGATCGGCGTGCCCTTTACCGCCATCAGCGCGGACATCGATGAAACGCCCCTGGATCACGAAACCCCGGCCGCCTATGTCGAGCGCCTGGCGCGCGGCAAGGCCGAAGCCGGACGGCGCAGCGGCGCGGACGGCTGCGTGTTGGGCGCCGACACGGCGGTGGTGCTGGACGGACAGATTCTCGGCAAGCCGCGGGATCAAGCCGATGCCCAGGCGATGCTCATGAGCCTGTCCGGACGCGATCATGAAGTGCTGACCGCCATTGCCGTGCTCGACGACCAGCGATGCGAGTCCCGGGTGGTCCGCAGTCGGGTGCGGTTTCGTCCCATCACAGAACCGGAAGCGGCGGCCTACTGGGCCAGCGGTGAGCCCCGGGACAAGGCCGGCGGCTACGGCATCCAGGGCTTGGGGGCGGTGTTCGTCGCCGGGCTGGAGGGCAGCTATTCTGCGGTGGTTGGCTTGCCGCTGTGCGAAACCGCGCAACTGCTGGGTGATTTCGGCATACCCTGTTGGCAAACCCTGGAGCGCCCCTTGGGCGTCGTCTGA
- a CDS encoding rod shape-determining protein MreD, producing the protein MSSKSGNGWMVWLTFAIGLLLSVSPLPQFMEILRPLWLALLLAFWALALPHKVGMVTAWCLGLAEDVLYGTLLGQNALILTLITFLVLSLQQRLRMFPMWQQCLVILVIFGLAQLVQLWLSALTGNRQPTLALVLPALVSALLWPWVSFGLRGLRLRFKIN; encoded by the coding sequence ATGAGCAGTAAATCCGGTAACGGCTGGATGGTCTGGCTGACCTTTGCCATCGGCCTGTTGCTCAGCGTTTCGCCACTGCCGCAGTTCATGGAAATCCTGCGACCGCTGTGGCTGGCCCTGCTACTGGCCTTCTGGGCGCTGGCCTTGCCGCACAAGGTCGGCATGGTCACTGCTTGGTGCCTGGGCCTGGCCGAAGATGTGCTTTACGGCACCCTGCTGGGGCAGAACGCGTTGATCCTGACCTTGATCACCTTTCTGGTCCTGTCCCTGCAACAGCGCCTGCGGATGTTTCCCATGTGGCAGCAGTGCCTGGTGATCCTGGTGATCTTCGGCCTGGCGCAGTTGGTCCAGCTATGGCTCAGCGCCTTGACCGGCAATCGTCAGCCGACCCTGGCGCTGGTGTTGCCAGCCCTGGTCAGCGCGCTGCTCTGGCCGTGGGTCAGCTTCGGTTTGCGTGGCCTGCGCCTGCGTTTCAAGATCAACTGA
- a CDS encoding rod shape-determining protein MreB gives MFKKLRGMFSSDLSIDLGTANTLIYVRERGIVLNEPSVVAIRTHGNQKSVVAVGTEAKRMLGRTPGNIAAIRPMKDGVIADFSVCEKMLQYFINKVHENSFLQPSPRVLICVPCKSTQVERRAIRESALGAGAREVFLIEEPMAAAIGAGLPVEEARGSMVVDIGGGTTEIALISLNGVVYAESVRVGGDRFDEAIITYVRRNYGSLIGESTAERIKQEIGTAYPGGEVREVDVRGRNLAEGVPRAFTLNSNEVLEALQESLATIVQAVKSALEQSPPELASDIAERGLVLTGGGALLRDLDKLLAQETGLPVIVAEDPLTCVARGGGRALEMMDKHTMDLLSSE, from the coding sequence ATGTTCAAGAAACTGCGTGGCATGTTTTCCAGCGATCTTTCCATTGACCTGGGCACTGCCAACACCCTTATTTACGTGCGCGAGCGCGGTATCGTCCTGAATGAACCCTCGGTCGTGGCCATCCGTACCCACGGCAACCAGAAAAGTGTCGTGGCTGTCGGTACGGAAGCCAAGCGCATGCTGGGCCGTACACCGGGCAACATCGCTGCCATTCGCCCGATGAAGGACGGCGTGATCGCCGACTTCAGCGTCTGCGAAAAGATGCTGCAGTATTTCATCAACAAAGTTCACGAAAACAGTTTCCTGCAGCCCAGCCCTCGCGTGCTGATCTGCGTGCCGTGCAAGTCCACCCAGGTGGAGCGTCGGGCCATCCGTGAATCGGCCCTGGGTGCCGGTGCCCGCGAAGTGTTCCTGATCGAAGAGCCAATGGCCGCTGCCATCGGTGCCGGCCTGCCGGTGGAAGAAGCCCGTGGTTCGATGGTCGTCGACATCGGTGGCGGTACCACCGAGATCGCGCTGATCTCCCTCAATGGCGTGGTCTACGCCGAGTCCGTGCGTGTGGGCGGCGACCGTTTCGACGAAGCGATCATCACCTACGTACGTCGCAACTACGGCAGCCTGATCGGCGAATCCACCGCTGAGCGCATCAAGCAGGAAATCGGTACGGCCTACCCGGGCGGCGAAGTGCGTGAAGTCGACGTTCGCGGCCGTAACCTGGCCGAAGGCGTGCCACGTGCCTTCACCTTGAATTCCAACGAAGTCCTGGAAGCGCTGCAAGAGTCCCTGGCGACGATCGTCCAAGCGGTGAAAAGCGCCCTGGAGCAGTCGCCGCCGGAGTTGGCATCGGACATCGCCGAGCGCGGCCTGGTGCTGACCGGTGGTGGCGCGCTGTTGCGTGACCTCGACAAACTGCTGGCCCAGGAAACCGGCTTGCCGGTAATCGTTGCCGAAGACCCGCTGACCTGCGTGGCTCGCGGCGGTGGCCGTGCTTTGGAAATGATGGACAAGCACACCATGGACCTACTCTCCAGCGAATAA
- a CDS encoding rod shape-determining protein MreC, protein MVVDARFTLLKPVRSQMSLVLMESYWITDLPQRLWQGVASQFGSRTELVAENEKLKTENLLLQGRMQKLAALTEQNVRLRELLNSSALVNEKVEVAELIGMDPNPFTHRILINKGERDGVFLGQPVLDARGLMGQVVELMPYTARVLLLTDTTHSIPVQVNRNGLRAIASGTGNPERLELRHVADTADIKEGDLLVSSGLGQRFPAGYPVATVKEVIHDSGQPFAIVRAVPTAALNRSRYLLLVFSDNRTPEERANDAAVAQEAQDRQGGDSATPGTQAPAAVPATVPKPATAPTTPAAPAAATTPATPAAPATAPAANGSRSTSHAPATQHARPAPKPATSTPATAPATRGAREE, encoded by the coding sequence ATGGTGGTCGATGCCCGCTTCACGCTGCTCAAGCCTGTGCGCAGCCAGATGTCGCTGGTGTTGATGGAGTCCTACTGGATCACCGACCTGCCACAGCGCTTGTGGCAGGGTGTGGCCAGCCAGTTTGGCAGCCGCACCGAACTGGTCGCCGAAAACGAAAAACTCAAGACCGAGAACCTGCTGTTGCAGGGGCGCATGCAGAAGCTTGCGGCCCTCACCGAGCAGAACGTGCGGCTGCGCGAGTTGCTCAACTCCTCTGCGCTGGTGAACGAGAAGGTCGAAGTGGCCGAGCTGATCGGCATGGACCCCAACCCCTTTACCCACCGTATCCTCATCAACAAGGGCGAACGCGACGGTGTGTTCCTCGGCCAGCCGGTGCTCGACGCCCGCGGCCTGATGGGCCAGGTGGTGGAACTGATGCCTTATACGGCCCGGGTGCTGTTGCTCACTGACACCACCCACAGCATTCCGGTGCAGGTCAATCGCAACGGTCTGCGCGCGATTGCCAGCGGCACCGGCAACCCGGAACGCCTGGAACTGCGGCACGTGGCCGATACCGCCGACATCAAGGAAGGCGACCTGCTGGTCAGCTCCGGTCTCGGCCAGCGTTTCCCCGCCGGTTATCCGGTGGCGACCGTCAAGGAAGTCATCCACGATTCCGGCCAGCCGTTCGCCATCGTCCGCGCGGTGCCGACTGCCGCGCTGAACCGCAGCCGCTACCTGCTGCTGGTGTTCAGCGACAATCGCACCCCGGAAGAGCGCGCCAACGATGCCGCGGTGGCCCAGGAAGCCCAGGACCGGCAGGGCGGGGACTCGGCCACGCCAGGCACCCAGGCGCCGGCGGCTGTCCCGGCCACCGTGCCCAAGCCAGCGACCGCCCCGACCACCCCGGCGGCCCCTGCGGCGGCCACGACGCCGGCGACCCCAGCGGCCCCGGCCACGGCGCCTGCCGCTAACGGCAGCCGTTCGACCAGCCATGCGCCTGCGACGCAGCACGCCCGGCCCGCGCCCAAGCCTGCCACCTCCACGCCGGCCACTGCGCCCGCCACCAGGGGAGCACGAGAAGAATGA